Sequence from the Paenibacillus tundrae genome:
CTCCAAGCTAATCAAACCTTCTGAACATAGGTTGATGAATTTGGAGGTGCTGCATTTCTAGCATATTACATTCGTTTAGGCTCATGCCATTTCAAGCGGGCGAGTCCAGAAATACTGTCTATTTCTTCAGCTTAACTTCCTGCTCGGCCAGAACCTCTTGTCCAGCTTCATTCGTATAAACCAACGTTACTTTACCACGTTCACCCTTCATTTCATCCGTATATTTGAATTCCATGAGCTGACCATTATCCTTGATGTAGAAACCTTCCTTTTTGCCGTCTGCTTGATTCTCGTCTGCTTCATGCTGAGTTGCTTCTTGTACTGAATTAATGATTGTGATCTGATTGGACGTCCACCGCAGTTCAGATAACGCGTAACCTTCTGGCACATCTTTTACTGAGTAGCGGAAGCTCTTTGCTTCTGTAAGCTTGTCCGATTGATCGATGTCGATCACAATTCCATCTCCAGCATCTGCTGAGGATTCAGATTGCGCAGAATACGATCCATTATCCTGCTTCGCATCCGCATTAGGAATAGAATCAGGCCCTGCTTCGGCTATAGGCTCCTTCGACTGCGGATAAGCATGCTCCTGTACGGATTCATTATTATTACGAGCACCGCATGCACTCGTTAGCACCATAATGCATATTAACGCAAATATCCAACGTGTCGATCTCATCCATGTTATCTTCATCATTGAATCCCTCCTGTCGTCGATAAGTACGTGTTCAAAAAAGTATTCATTTATTGAACCACCTCAATAACTAATACACGTTATCCTTCCTCATGAAGCTCCATATTATGTAATCCCTATTCGTGGACATAAAAAAAGCCTAAATATCATTTAAGATATTTAGGCTCGTATTAGTTGCATTATCTTCGGCGTAGCAGACATTGAGGCGGCTACACACATGGGCTATTCACAACGCCATATGTTTTACTTGTCATCATATTGAGGCAATATTAAGACCTGCCCCGCTTGAATAGAGTTAGAAGATAGCTTATTTATTTTTTTCAAAACTTCTACGAATACCCGCGTATCCATTTGTTGCGGCTTATACTCTACGGAAAGATTCCATAGTGTATCCCCTTGGGAAACAATGACCTTTTTCCCCGAAAGCAGGTCTTCCTCTCCGCCTGCAAATGCAGTCAACATCGTACTACAACCAATAATCACAATAAGAGAGATGATGGCAATTTTCAATAACAACGGTCGTGCCTTAAGTTGAAGCATTTTTTTTCTAAGCTCGCCCGTACTCCATTGGACCGATGCTGGACTCACCGGTTTATAAATGCTCTGATACGTAGAATGTCTCATCAATTCGTCAACCTCCGAACCTGGCTCCTATTCCTATATGTAACGAGCGCATGATGATCCCCCCTGGACCTTCAAACAACAATCGCGCAATTTGTCTATCTCCGATGTCTTCAGTCATCACGCCTACAAATGCGTAACCCGTTTATTATTTTGCACTTGTTCAAGGGTCAGTACTCCCTCTCACCTATATGTGTAAGTAGGTATCATAGACCTATACTAATCCCTGTAGGTAGGTACATTATACCACTCCATTCTAAACAAATTCTGAACAACATCGGCAGATTTCTATATAAATATGCATAAATCTATCATTTACGCATTATTTCGACGGAAATAGCTAAAAAAAAATAAAAAATTCATGCCTGATTTTCGGCGATAATGTAGGTAAGATTTTTTTATACTAGGAGCATGTAGTTCGATGATCCATTCTCATAAACGTAAGGACGTGTGCCCATGATTGCTGATGATCTGAAAGAACAATATTATCAAGCCCTTCTTGCCAAAGACTCAGAGTATGAAGGACTGTTCTATGTTGGAGTCAAAACAACAGGTGTATTCTGCCGCCCAACTTGTCCAGCTCGAAAGCCAAAATTCGAAAACTGCGAGTTCTATGAGACCGCTCAGCAGGCCTTACTCGCTTCATTCCGACCTTGCCAGCGCTGTCGTCCGCTATCCCATCCCAATCACGTATCAGACGTTGTACGCCTTCTAGTTGAGGCTGTTGAGAATAATCCGGAGAAACGTTGGAAAGAGCAGGATTTCAAAGACCTATCTATTGATGAATCAACGGCGAGGCGTCAGTTCAAAAAGCGCTTTGGCATGACTTTTGTGGAGTATGCTCGTGCTCGCCGTATGGGACTTGCACTTAAAAATATCCGTTCAGGTCATACCGTCATTGATAGCCAGTTATCTACAGGGTACGAATCCAGTAGCGGCTTCCGGGATGCGTTCTCACGCATTATGGGTGCTGCCCCAACCCATGTAAATGATGGCCAAGTGCTCAAAGCGTCCTGGATTGACACCCGTCTTGGCCCCATGATGGCTGTAGCTGATGAGAAGCAACTATATTTGCTTGAATTTATTGATCGCCGTGGGCTTGAACGCGAGGTAGAACGCCTACGGATTCGAACCAAGTCAGCGATTGTACCTGGCATGACTCCGCCCATTCAATCCATTGAGCAAGAACTTGAACAATATTTCGACGGAACACTGACAACGTTCGACACACCGTTGTTCTATTTAGGAACACCATTTCAAAAGAAGGTATGGGAGCAATTATCTTTGATTCCAGCAGGGGAGACACGCTCATATCAAGAGATTGCAATCGCTCTGGGTAAACCGAC
This genomic interval carries:
- the yneA gene encoding cell division suppressor protein YneA — encoded protein: MRHSTYQSIYKPVSPASVQWSTGELRKKMLQLKARPLLLKIAIISLIVIIGCSTMLTAFAGGEEDLLSGKKVIVSQGDTLWNLSVEYKPQQMDTRVFVEVLKKINKLSSNSIQAGQVLILPQYDDK
- a CDS encoding bifunctional transcriptional activator/DNA repair enzyme AdaA; protein product: MIADDLKEQYYQALLAKDSEYEGLFYVGVKTTGVFCRPTCPARKPKFENCEFYETAQQALLASFRPCQRCRPLSHPNHVSDVVRLLVEAVENNPEKRWKEQDFKDLSIDESTARRQFKKRFGMTFVEYARARRMGLALKNIRSGHTVIDSQLSTGYESSSGFRDAFSRIMGAAPTHVNDGQVLKASWIDTRLGPMMAVADEKQLYLLEFIDRRGLEREVERLRIRTKSAIVPGMTPPIQSIEQELEQYFDGTLTTFDTPLFYLGTPFQKKVWEQLSLIPAGETRSYQEIAIALGKPTACRAVAQANGANQLAIVIPCHRVINTSGELGGYGGGITRKNWLLQHEKQRSLQ